In Monodelphis domestica isolate mMonDom1 chromosome 4, mMonDom1.pri, whole genome shotgun sequence, one DNA window encodes the following:
- the TFPT gene encoding TCF3 fusion partner, with translation MAGVGFEEFSAPPGSELALPPLFGGHILESELETEVEFVGGALGGPGLREGEEEEEAARGRRRRQRELSRRKYQALGRRCREIEQVNERVLNRLHQVQRITRRLRQERRFLMRVLDSYGDDYRKSQFTIVLEDEGSQGPDAPTPGNAENEPPEKESLSPTPRRPLEPSSPPPGEGPSGRKRRRAPRDGRRGGALLTPELGPSQIKVEDDFSFEPDEALTTGWAARGPDKLLSYPTLASPPFDITPQ, from the exons ATGGCCGGCGTGGGGTTCGAGGAGTTCTCGGCGCCGCCAGGCTCAGAGCTGGCGCTGCCGCCGCTCTTCGGCGGTCACATCCTGGAGTCAGAGCTGGAGACAGAGGTGGAGTTCGTCGGGGGAGCCTTGGGAGGCCCAGGTCTccgggaaggggaggaagaggaggaggcggCCCGAGGAAGGCGTCGCCGCCAGCGAGAGCTGAGCCGTCGCAAGTACCAGGCGTTGGGCAGGCGCTGTCGGGAGATCGAGCAG GTGAATGAACGGGTTTTGAACAGACTTCATCAGGTACAGAGAATCACAAGACGACTCAGGCAAGAGCGAAG GTTTCTCATGCGAGTCCTGGATTCCTATGGAGATGACTACAGGAAGAGCCAGTTCACTATTGTCCTGGAG GATGAGGGGAGCCAAGGCCCTGATGCCCCCACCCCGGGAAATGCAGAGAATGAGCCCCCTGAAAAGGAAAGTCTGTCACCTACCCCACGGCGGCCTCTTGAGCCCAGCAGTCCTCCCCCTGGGGAAGGTCCCAGTGGAAGAAAAAGGCGGAGAGCGCCCCGGGATGGTCGCCGAGGTGGGGCACTGCTAACCCCAGAGCTAGGCCCAAGCCAG ATCAAAGTTGAGGATGACTTCAGCTTCGAGCCAGATGAGGCCCTCACCACAGGCTGGGCAGCCCGAGGCCCTGACAAACTGCTCTCCTACCCCACTCTGGCCAGCCCTCCCTTTGACATTACCCCCCAATAA